The following proteins are encoded in a genomic region of Deinococcus arcticus:
- a CDS encoding DUF3105 domain-containing protein encodes MKRLLLLSLTVFLAACNQNGGEIEGVKSFKFEGGAHKPGRLEYAQRPPAGGEHNSAWQNCGVYERPIYDEYAVHSLEHGAVWVSYRPDLATSQVLQLREVLDGRTYTLLSPHETQKAPIVLSAWNKQLEVQDASDPRIKAFVQTYEQGGEAPEIGASCSGAYDDTV; translated from the coding sequence ATGAAACGACTCCTGCTGCTGTCCCTCACGGTCTTTCTCGCTGCTTGCAATCAGAACGGGGGTGAGATTGAGGGCGTCAAAAGTTTCAAGTTCGAGGGCGGCGCCCACAAGCCAGGCCGCCTGGAGTACGCGCAGCGCCCACCGGCGGGCGGGGAACACAACTCGGCCTGGCAGAACTGCGGCGTGTACGAACGGCCCATCTACGACGAGTACGCGGTGCACAGCCTGGAGCACGGGGCAGTCTGGGTGTCCTACCGGCCGGATCTGGCGACCAGTCAGGTGTTGCAACTCCGCGAGGTCCTGGACGGCCGGACTTACACCCTGCTCTCGCCCCACGAGACGCAAAAGGCCCCCATCGTCCTCAGTGCGTGGAACAAGCAACTGGAGGTGCAGGACGCCTCGGATCCCCGGATCAAAGCGTTCGTCCAGACCTACGAGCAGGGCGGTGAAGCACCAGAGATAGGAGCCTCATGCAGCGGCGCGTACGACGACACCGTCTGA
- a CDS encoding DUF305 domain-containing protein: MQRRVRRHRLIRWAGAALATAALGAGLAVAWPAPPREPSADVTFARDMAAHHAQAVTMSVSLLRRAADPEVRLLAQDILLTQQAQIGQMQGWLMAWGRPLAGREAPMKGMDRSAMGMASAADEAALNTLPVVTAETRYLLLMRRHHQGGVAMAKAALNAVRRPEVRAFAKRVVSAQTTEIQAIDAMLRARKVSVPPPAPSHSMDTVDHE, translated from the coding sequence ATGCAGCGGCGCGTACGACGACACCGTCTGATTCGCTGGGCAGGTGCGGCGCTGGCCACCGCCGCACTGGGTGCCGGCCTGGCCGTCGCCTGGCCGGCGCCGCCCCGCGAGCCCAGTGCGGACGTGACCTTCGCCCGCGATATGGCGGCCCACCACGCCCAGGCCGTGACCATGAGTGTCAGCCTCCTGAGGCGCGCGGCCGACCCCGAAGTGCGCCTGCTGGCCCAGGACATCCTGCTGACCCAGCAGGCGCAGATTGGGCAGATGCAGGGCTGGTTGATGGCCTGGGGCCGGCCGCTGGCTGGTCGGGAGGCGCCCATGAAGGGCATGGACCGGTCGGCCATGGGCATGGCGTCAGCGGCCGACGAGGCCGCGCTGAACACCCTGCCCGTGGTCACCGCCGAGACCCGGTATCTGCTGCTGATGCGCCGCCATCATCAGGGCGGGGTGGCCATGGCAAAGGCGGCCCTGAACGCGGTGCGCCGCCCGGAGGTGCGGGCGTTTGCGAAGCGGGTCGTGAGCGCTCAGACCACAGAAATTCAGGCCATCGACGCGATGCTCAGGGCCCGCAAAGTCAGCGTTCCGCCACCCGCCCCGTCCCACTCGATGGACACGGTGGATCATGAGTGA
- a CDS encoding cation diffusion facilitator family transporter, with product MSDHGHSHGAAANARQLTLALLLTGSFLVVEVIYGLLSGSLALLSDAGHMLTDVMALALSLFALKIGQRAADRRRTFGYRRAEILAATVNAAALFAIGLYILVEAYGRLRAPVEVQTTPMLIVATLGLVVNLISARLLVQGSGDSLNMKSAYLEVMGDLLGSVAVIVGALLIRFTGQTWIDPVLGALIGLWVLPRTWQLLKASVNVLMEGVPDGLDLSALRSELAALPGVTDVHDLHVWSVSSGEHSLTAHLVSPAPPADLHARISEVASRHGIEHVTVQLEVPGAHRTANTHLHP from the coding sequence ATGAGTGACCACGGCCACAGCCACGGCGCCGCTGCCAATGCCCGCCAACTCACGCTGGCGCTGCTCCTGACCGGCAGTTTCCTCGTCGTTGAGGTTATCTATGGCCTGCTCTCGGGCAGTCTGGCCCTGCTCTCGGATGCAGGCCACATGCTCACCGACGTGATGGCCCTGGCACTGTCGCTGTTCGCCCTGAAGATCGGCCAGCGGGCCGCGGATCGCCGCCGCACCTTCGGGTACCGCCGCGCGGAGATTCTGGCGGCCACAGTGAACGCGGCGGCCCTGTTCGCCATCGGGCTGTACATCCTCGTTGAGGCGTATGGACGGCTGCGGGCACCGGTCGAGGTGCAGACCACCCCCATGCTGATCGTGGCCACCTTAGGGCTTGTGGTGAACCTCATCAGTGCGCGCCTGCTGGTGCAGGGCAGCGGGGACAGCCTGAACATGAAGTCGGCCTACCTGGAGGTCATGGGTGACCTGCTGGGGTCAGTGGCCGTCATTGTGGGCGCGCTCCTGATCCGCTTCACCGGCCAGACCTGGATTGATCCGGTGCTCGGGGCGTTGATCGGCCTGTGGGTGTTGCCGAGAACCTGGCAGCTGCTCAAGGCGAGCGTGAATGTCCTGATGGAAGGGGTGCCGGACGGTCTGGACCTCAGCGCGCTGCGATCTGAACTCGCCGCCCTGCCAGGCGTGACGGACGTACACGACCTGCATGTGTGGAGCGTCAGCAGCGGCGAGCACAGCCTCACGGCGCATCTGGTCAGTCCGGCCCCACCTGCCGACCTGCACGCCCGGATCAGCGAAGTGGCCAGCCGGCACGGCATTGAGCACGTCACGGTGCAGCTTGAGGTGCCCGGGGCCCACCGCACGGCCAACACCCATCTTCACCCTTAA